The sequence ATTTCACTCATTCCAGTTATATTACTTCTTACAGACTGTATTTCCTTATCATCATCACACAAAGGCTGTACAGACTGTAAAGGTTGTAGTAATAGGATAATAGAGAGTATTCGCACCCGCACGGTTAGCCAAACGACTACATTTAGGTCATCAAATATTGCGGTCTTATGACGTTTACACATACGGTTTGGAGAGATTATTATCCGTAGCTAGTTACAATACGTGAGTGAAAAACGGTTTGACAAAACAGCATGAttatccaaaaaaaatcttcccacaatgatagtttttcttttaaaatcataaatgaacaaatatctttgcaatttttgtgaaacatttcgtttctggcatttgtatccatgtttatttcacttttaaatatcttgtttatagCCGTCCATAAGTGCCTTTTTCATTGATGTCCAAGGCAGTCAAAAGAGGCATTTCGCAATTTAACTGATTACAAAATCAGCACTGTTAAGTCATCGACTTCTGTGCGGTCGTTACGTGTACACAGGCCCTTATAAGAGGCCTTTTGGCTAGCCGTCTGCATTTCACGCATAACAAGCTGGATATCCGCAAGGTGAATGGCGTTTAGCATGTTTGGTAAAATACACTACGGGTAGCTTGATTTTCTCTGGTGGTAGAGTCTCAGTGCCAGAAGTAGCTATTTGTTATTAATCCTTTGTTTCGGAAATAATTTCGTATTCTTTAAATggaattttatgattttaaaaaaggCCTGCATAAAACTTTCATGATTCTCTTTTAGCATGGCGACCGAAGGTGCAAGTACCAGCAAgtcaacaaacaaaaaaaacgcGCCTACTCGATTTTTCCCAGCACTTGACATTCTTCTTCTCAGAGAACTGGTTGCGGTACAACCAACAACTAAGCCAGCGTGGGATGAAGTCCACCAACATGTGAACACAGCTTTGACGGAGGTGAAGCGCGACAGCTTTGTCACTCTCCGGGCATGCAAGGATAGGGTGAAAACTCTCCAAGAGGCTCATACGAAGGACGAGTTGAAATCTCTTAGAGCGTAAGTATATCTTAAACACTGAATCATTGCAGTGTAACACAAATGTGGCTAAGAGCGGCCCCATAGACTCTGTGTCATTAGGCCCTTGGTGATTTTAAGTTACCAGGGAgatatcattttcttgatggaaaaattggtccaagtatatacatgtactatgtgttTTTCCATTGCTTTAGCACCAATTAAAACACTATTTTATAATTTATACTCCCAGTTTCTTTCTCGGCTGAAAATGCGTCACGCTGACCTTTGATCAGGACCTGCAATGTTACTCATCAACTTTTGTGTCACTTTTTAGGTCTGGGACAGATGAGGAATACGAGGAGCGAGCCCAGCTGCTTACTGAGTTGGCCAGCCTTAGCGAGGAAAGGGCGGCCAAAAAGCAGGAAGAAAAACCCGATCTCAAGGAAGCCCAGGGACGACAAATACGCCAGGCTGCTATGGAGACGCTGAAAGTAAGAGACGATCCGGAAGAACACGCGGATGGTTTTGATCGTGAGTTGGACGGAGCTGATGAAAATCTCGAACATCATGGAAAGAAAGGTAAGaataactttttcttcttcacgaAAGTATGAAACTCGCTTTAATGGCAGCTACTGATTGACAATACgtacattgtattacatgtaacatAACCCGACTCTGCATTAAACGGCGGGTACACTATTCTTTTTGCAGCTGCGAATTGCACCACCAAGCCGGCAACGAAGAAGCGTCGAACTGATTCTGCAGAGTACGTGACGTATCTAAAAGATAAACTTTCCTTTGAAAAAGAGCGTTTCgaagtagaaaagaaggaaAGAGAGGCGAGGATCCAGAGGGATCAGCaaatgatggaaatgatgatggcgttggccaaaaacaaaaattagatGCTGCTCGCAACGATGTAAGAtttgacaaataaataattacTCGCAGAATAAATTTGGACTTTTCGTCTGTAATTTGcacaattcaaatattttctctaCATTTACAACGCAAAGTTCAGGCTAAATAGTTCTCTAAAGTTGGAGGGTCCAGTTGAAAGTACTGACTCGTCTGATTGCCATAGACACATGTACGACAGTTGACCAGAATAGCACCTACCAAGTAATACTTGGCTACTGGAGACAACagtacttttaaatttttcctAAAGTCCAAAAACGCGTAGTTTCGCACCAAATTTCCGAACTCCCATTCCACGCATTGACGGACAGAGGACATTCTCCTGTTGAATTCTTCTTCTGCGGCACACAGGTTTGCTCCTCTGAATGGACTCGACAGATACCTTCGAATGGGATAAGCCGGATCGCCGTATATTGCAAATGGCAGGCCATTCCTATCAGTGAGATCTCTAGCCTCCATTTGCTCCATCAGTCCACTCATACGAAGCAAAGCGCAATCATGTCGTCGCCCTTCCAGTGGACCATACAGATGCGTAATCAACCCGTTTGGTATGACCACTGACTGAAATTTAATCGCATGTATACGCTTATGCCCATTATAACACACGCGTTGATGGCGTGTTGGCCTGCATATAGGACGAACCGTGCCATCTACGAAACCTATGCAGTTCAGCAGCGGGGCACCCTTCGCGTGTATCTGGTCTGCATAGATTTGAAGTTGTGCGGGACCCAGCCATGGGTTGTCGAGAGTCCTCAAACGATGAGCATGAGTGTTGTACAGAAGGCTTATAGTCTCATTAATCACCATTGACATGGTAGATGCAGGTCGTCCAAAAAACCTTTCCAAATCGCTCAGTCTGTTCGGATACGAAAATCGCCTTAAAACCATACACAATGCATCGAGTCCGCTGCACGTGCACCTGTTTGTTACAGTAATCACATCAGGAAGTCCCAACAAGCGATACAGACGATACAGTTCTTCCTTCCTAAACCGAAAGTTGAACCATGACTGGTCATCAGTAAGCTCATCCAAATTAAACCTCGGCCATTGAGGGTCGTATGTAATCGCGCGTTCCTGTGGTCTATcgtgaaaaaaaatgtatagaaGATCTTCATCCTCTTCCTCGACTGCCATTTGTAAAAGGTCCATGTTGAAAGTCTAGTGAGCGTCGACTGTTCACTTTACCACTTGTAGGTCTCCTCGGACATGACCCGTTCAAAGTTCAGAAAATAATTACCTAACCTGTCGAATGCCATTGACAAATTGAAGGTACCTGCCTTCTACAAGGGAAACTTACATAAACCTTGTCTATTAACTATCCGCAAAGGCTAACCGAATCTATCGGCGAAATCACGATCAATTAAACGTTGACCGTTTCACGGTTACGGATGACTAAATGTAGTcgttaggcctaaatgtactggTGCGAATACTCTCTAATGGGTGCTAGATTCCTCGGTTTTGTATTGGGGTTAAGGCAACTTTAATGGTAAAAAACACAATTGATTTTGGCCCTATTTCCTACACAGGATCGTAGATATTCGTAGATCGCATTATCCTATTACGCCAATTGTTCTTCTCGTGATGAGAATTGTATTTTGGGTGTTTCTGCAATGTAGATACACATGCACAATCACATGTATATATAAGCCCACGATTACTACTCTGTTTGTAAACTACTTGTTACAAATAAAATCTAATAACTAATTATGAAACAAAACTAAATTTTTTGGTGTGAATTTCTTCCTCCGAAATTTGTTTGATTAAAACTTACCAAACATCCAATTCCTGCACATGTTTGCAGGCCAGAACCGAAAGATGGTGTTAGGGAACAGTTCAAATTATTGGTGGAATTGCAGCTCCAGCAGGTGATGTTGGTGATGAGCACACATGATGACTCTGCAATATACAACGTAGGGGGTTACTGATACTCGACTTGAGATAATGATCGCTGTGCTGTCACTAATAGCACCGAAAATGACGCAATCAATCAAAAAGTGCGCGTTTTGGCTCATCAAGTTGGTTTTGTCCTGAGAAAGGCATGTTGCGACACATTTTGGCGCGTTCTAAAATATGTCAGAACTATTCCATCTTAAAGTTCCTGTAGTGAGGTATGTTTGTGAAACCACAAGAAAGACCAAATCCAGATTAACATTTCCATAATGTCGAtattacactttatacacatacaAACGTTTTCAGCAGCATCCTGCTAGCCCTCATGTGGTATAGTGAGTAACTAGTAACTGTTCAAGTATTCAAAGAAGACAAAACCATTGGCATTCCATGTAATTACACAGTTGTAAGCCAACAGGTCAGGATTAGAGGGATTTAGAAAATCCTTAAAATAATGACCGTTGTCGAGCTAGTTGCTTGTTTAGAATCTGCTTTTGTTCCTTCTTTGCATTTCAACACATAACCAGACTGGGCGATGGCCAAAACACAGAGAAACTGTCAAGGTTTGCGTAAATTTTGCAGGTGCGACAATCTTTCACTTGTTCAGAAACGCAGAAATTCAAAGAAGACAAAACCATTGGCATTCCATGTAATTACACAGTTGTAAGCCAACAGGTCAGGATTAGAGGGATTTAGAAAATCCTTAAAATAATGACCGTTGTCGAGCTAGTTGCTTGTTTAGAATCTGCTTTTGTTCCTTCTTTGCATTTCAACACATAACCAGACTGGGCGATGGCCAAAACACAGAGAAACTGTCAAGGTTTGCGTAAATTTTGCAGGTGCGACAATCTTTCACTTGTTCAGAAACGCTTAACTTAAGGGGTTCCTTGTATAATTATCTTAAATGATATGCATAAAACCCTTTCTACTCGCCGGGAGGTATACTGCATAAAAGGAATCATCGTGAAACTGACCACGTTTGGAGACAAGGAAATAACTTGGGCCTGAGGATAATTATTTCATAAGTATTGCATTAAATAGGTTATATGCATTCCACTTAAGTAATTTCCTTTGCTAGGAATTCCTGTTTATTAGTTTTCCAATGATACAGGTCAAGCCAAGCCTAGCAAAATCAATGTATGACAGTATTTGGATAAACTATTCAAATCCGATAAAAAAATGCTACAGTAGGTTATGTATGAAGCATCTAAGTGAACTTTTCCCCTAAATAACTGGATCGTATTTATGGATTACccagaaaaatgactttttgggAAAGTCAAAAAATCACCTTTATCAATTTTATCTCAACATGCAATATCGGATTGAAGCATACTCAGTTGGAAAGGACGCAGCCATTCTTAGCGCATGTCCGTTTAACCGCTGATTATTAAAAAAATCGAAATATGCATGTAATTGACAAAGTATAGCACTTACTCCACATGATCTATATTTCGGAAATTTCGCGGAAATCTACTTGAAAAACCCAAAATTCGCGGTTATACGGACAAGCTCCAGTTGGCTCGTAGTacatttccattttcagaatttgaaaaatgttttataaaAGTAGAGAAAAACTGCTTGAAATTCTGAAACTTTATCATTCACGTCAGTTTGTTTACTATTTACAACACGAGCCCACTGCGTTTCAAAATATTATGTGCAAATCACCGGGCCATTGAAAACTAAGGTCTATAACTGCTATCACATTTCTTTACTATTTATCCAAATAAAGGACAACATCAAACAAATCTGAGACCtcctgatatatatatattttttattggAAAGGGGTAATTTCATGCATTTTGCTCTCCAACCTGAGGGACATTCCGGACATTCTTCGGTGAGTTTTTGACCAAGTCACCGCCATCTGTTAGGCCTTATACGCGATGATAAATCCGGATTCCACATGCTACTACCCCCAAAACATTTTGTTCTCGCTTTGTATTGAGAGGGTTTTGGAGTGTACAAGTTGAAATGAACTTCCAAAATTGTTTCCCATTGATCGGCGGAGCGTACTAAAGTATATGGAAAAAGCAAGTAAGACAAAATAAGAATTCCCTTAAAACAGGCCTAGAAAACATTCGTTTTCTAGCTAAATTTAGTAAACGGGTtatcaagtttgaaaaataacatGGAATGTCTAAGACTGATGAAAAACCCATCTGGAGCTGCACTGGTGCTCTactatcgttttaccagaatcaatttaacatgtgtgtatggtttgcaacaactggTTGTGGGATTTCAGTTAATGGCCATTTAAACCACAGTGATCCAATGATAAAGTCATTTTACAGATTTCTTGTTTACTATCGAatatgtaaaataatgaaaaactgACCACAGTCATGTTGATCACAGTCATGTTGTTGTTGATCACAGTACTCAGCTTGGTAAGCCTCCTATTGCTAACAGTCATGCTACTGATAAATATGATGACTTACATGATACCATTAAATTCCAATTGTACACGGTGGATGTTAGTTTGATTGTTTTACGTGTTAAATATATATGGATGAAGGAGGCGGAGAAGTCCTAGAAATCGGAGATTTAGGTGGTTATGATTTTAGAGATAATGCTGACGATCCTATTGATACCACTAacaattttgatgatgaaacaaCAGAATACAACACAAGGAATAGGGGTAATATAACTGCTAAAACTACCTTTTCAACCCCAGAAAGTACGAGAGGTGTTGTCCCTGATTTGATGGCAAAGATTTAGAATACACCGCTATTATGGATTAACTTGATACTGAAATGAAAGGAACAGATTGGGAAATGAAAATAGCAATCTGAATTACCTCGTACCACACATTTAAGTGGaaggaaacaaactttactacAAACTATCAAATGAAGAACTCATTGATGATAAATTATTTAGCTCCAAACAAAAAGAATTGATAAGAAATTTACCTGATGAAAAGGGGGGAAATACCAGtattgattaacaaaaaaggATGGTAAGTTCTTTACTGAGAAAACAATAAAACACAGAAATGGTCCtacttttcttcaaaaaatacaaaaaatgattGAGTCTGATACACCAACACCTAATCAAGCAGCACCTATGAAAAAGGACCAGAATCAGTAAGAAAATCTAACCCTGAAACACGGACATTAATTGATGATGCAATCAGTTAAAACTGACCAATAAATATGATAATTGAATCAGTTGGTTTCACGGATAATGCCTTGAGATAAGTTAGAGTGCAAAAagaggctggtgatgatctttCTGCTATAAAGAGGGTTAAAGACACGAAAATAGATGAGTTAGCAAATCAGCTTATAAGCCTAGAGAGATTATGTTaactctgtagaagaagatgttgAAGAAAATCTAGcattaaaagaagaaattgtTCAAGTTAAAGATGAACTTAATATGGAAAGAAGAAAAGTATTTGAGTTGGACAGAGAAagggtcatcatcatggtcaccatcactactgcctccatcatcatcaccacggccaccatcactactgcctccatcgtCATCACgacggccaccgtcactactgcctccatcatcatcaccacggccaccatcactactgcctccatcatcatcaccacggccaccgtcactactgcctccatcatcatcaccacggccaccatcactactgcctccatcatcatcaccagggcccacatcactactgcctccatcatcatcaccacggccaccgtcactactgcctccatcatcatcaccacggccaccatcactactgcctccatcatcatcaccacggccaccgttactactgcctccatcatcatcaccacggccatcatcactactgcctccatcatcatcaccacggccatcatcactactgcctccatcttCATCACCACGGCAACCGTCACTAatgcctccatcatcattacCACGGCCaacatcactactgcctccatcatcatcaccacggccaccgtcactactgcctccatcatcaccatcatcatggccaccgtcactactgcctccatcatcatcaccacggccaccgtcactactgcctctaTCATCaccaccacggccaccgtcacttctgcctccatcatcatcaccacggccaccgtcactactgcctccatcatcatcaccacggccaccgtcactactgcctccatcatcatcaccacggtcaccgtcactactgcctccatcatcatcaccacggccaccatcactactgcctctaTCATCaccaccacggccaccgtcTGTATTTATATCGAGTCACATTCTACCAGAGTATGGCACATCCATGCCCCGAAGACCGAACTTGCGGCGAAGACAGAATCGGTGCTATAAGTTTGTTGGTAATTTTGACATCTCACCAGAAAGTTCTGCAAGATCTTGTTAAACTGGTGTGATCACAAGATTTTTGACCCTGGTTATGGAATGTGTATGAAGAGGAAGTTATGAAGATCGTAAATACATATACATTTGAAAGACATCaggggccgaatttacgaagggtgtttaagagttagacgcgtgtaaattctacataatcagtttcagggcctaatgcggttttcatgaagaaaccctgcaaggccctgactctgtctattcagacattaaacgctgttttaagctaaacaccctttgtaaattcggcccataACCCCATTGAAAAACTTACAGTCAAAAACCTTGACCAGAGAGAAATCCAAATGGCGGCAGAGCAATACACAATGCACGGTAGAATGTACGGCAGCGGCGTGCACGAGTCTGACCTAGATGCCGCTGATATGTTACTCGGACTGCAGGTGGCTAGAGACACTCGGTTACCTAATGATGGATTTAGCCAGCCATCAAGCATGTCGAGACCAAAGTCGAAGATATCTAGTGTAGCGTCGTCAAGTTCTAAATCGAGGGAACGTAGAATGTTCGCCGAAATGGAAATGGCCAAGTTGATGACTCAACAACAGTTGGAACAAGCCAGAATTCAGGCTGATCTGTCCTTGAAGGAGTCGCAGATTAATACTAACATGCGGAAACGAATGATTGAATGCACATTGGCTATTGAGGAGGAGGCTCAGGCTTCAGACTCAGAATCTTTAGAAAATCGTCTCAAGGATTTCGATAATTATGGGCAGTCCAAACATGAGGAGCATGATTCACAAGGAGCAGGAGGTGATGATTTAGAAGAATGTCCAGAGATTGTTAGCTCTGGTATTCGTCAATCTGATTGTGATTCAAGAGATAAGTCAAAAATGGTCGAACGCGCACCCAGGTGTGAAACCAATCGAGGAACAATGAACATTGTGACCATGCCAGACCAGGGGGCAGTAAAACTTGGTCCCTCTGCCTGTGCTGATCAGACTGCTACTACAACCAATGGAGGATCACCTAGGTGTGAAGCTAATTCGAATGGCATTGCTGGTGCTAGAAGTTTAGATCAGGACAATATTCAGGGCAACCAGCATGGTGCATCAGTGCACACCAGTTCTACATGCAATACTAATAGTCATAGTGGCAATCAGGACACGAACTTAGTTATAATAAACCATCTTAGTCTTCTCCAGAAAAGACTGGAGCTTCCAAAACCAGATTTGAAAGGCTTCTCAGGGGACCCTCTTGATTTTCCAAGATTCAAAAGTGCATTTATGGCCTACGTAGTGTCAAGAACCAATGATCCTCAGGAGTTATTTCAGTACTTGCGAAAGTACTGTACAGGACAGGCTGCTGAGGTCATTAAGAAATATGATCTCTTACCTGCCGATAGGGCATACATAGAGGCTACAAATGAACTCTACCAACAATATGGTCAGCCTCATCTAATCTCTCAGGCGTTTGATCAGAAACTCAAGAAAATTGTTGAGATTAAACCTGGTGACAAACAGGAACTAAAGAGGTTAGCTGAGCTATTGGAAACGGCtcatttaataataataataataatgaagtttttgtatagcgcttttccatggaTTTGGTTCGTGCTCAAGGCGCTCCCTCTCCGTGTGATCTTGTAAATAAGTGCGTTTTTAGTTGTGCCTTGAAAGTGTCAGTGTTTTGGCAATCTTGTATGCGCTTGGGGAGTTTGTTCCATAGCCGTGGCCCACATGCAGCGAAGCTACGGTCCCCAAAGTTCGTTTTCGTTCGTTTTGTCGTTGTCGAGTATCAACAAGGAACGCGCCTTAGATCACTCTTCCTATATGGTTGATATTTTGTCGAAGCTGCCATTTGCAGATAAGAGAGCATGGTTGCGAGAAGCAGCCAAGATCAGAGCAGAAAGGAAGGACACGCCtaattgtgatgttgtctttaaCGTTGTTAAATTTGTCAAGAGGTTATCAACACAGCTAAATGACTCTGAGTTTTCTGTTCTTGT comes from Lineus longissimus chromosome 15, tnLinLong1.2, whole genome shotgun sequence and encodes:
- the LOC135499796 gene encoding uncharacterized protein LOC135499796 — its product is MATEGASTSKSTNKKNAPTRFFPALDILLLRELVAVQPTTKPAWDEVHQHVNTALTEVKRDSFVTLRACKDRVKTLQEAHTKDELKSLRASGTDEEYEERAQLLTELASLSEERAAKKQEEKPDLKEAQGRQIRQAAMETLKVRDDPEEHADGFDRELDGADENLEHHGKKAANCTTKPATKKRRTDSAEYVTYLKDKLSFEKERFEVEKKEREARIQRDQQMMEMMMALAKNKN